Proteins encoded within one genomic window of Flavobacterium sp. NG2:
- a CDS encoding Gfo/Idh/MocA family oxidoreductase: MDATSSISKVLRWGIIGCGNVTEVKSGPAYQKVLGFELLAVMRRDAEKCADYALRHGVKKQYVDADALINDPEIDAIYIATPPDSHKYYALKVAEARKPCCIEKPMAPSYEDSLFIYNAFAEREIPLFVAYYRRSLPRFEQVKKWIDENEVGTIRHISWHLSKATSLEDLSGEYNWRTDALVAKGGYFDDLASHGIDLFEYLLGDIKDVAGFNTNQQGLYTAKDAIVASWIHESGITGTGSWNFGCAIREDKVQIVGSKGKIEFAIFDENPIFLSNEKGITEQFINHPENVQFYHVQNMRDHLFGNGMHPSTGKSALHTSWVLDKILGSQL; this comes from the coding sequence ATGGACGCAACTTCATCAATTTCAAAAGTTCTTCGATGGGGAATCATAGGCTGCGGCAATGTAACTGAGGTAAAAAGTGGTCCAGCTTATCAAAAAGTATTAGGCTTTGAATTACTAGCAGTAATGCGACGTGATGCTGAAAAATGTGCGGATTATGCACTTAGACATGGAGTAAAAAAACAATATGTTGATGCTGATGCTTTAATCAATGATCCAGAAATAGATGCAATTTATATTGCAACACCTCCTGATTCACATAAATATTATGCTTTAAAAGTAGCCGAAGCAAGGAAGCCTTGTTGCATTGAAAAACCTATGGCGCCTTCTTATGAGGATAGTTTGTTTATTTACAATGCTTTTGCCGAAAGAGAAATTCCTTTATTTGTAGCCTACTATCGTCGTTCTTTACCTCGTTTCGAGCAGGTTAAAAAATGGATTGATGAAAATGAAGTGGGTACAATTCGACATATTAGTTGGCATTTGAGTAAAGCGACTTCACTGGAAGATTTGTCTGGGGAATACAATTGGAGAACCGATGCGCTAGTTGCTAAAGGGGGATACTTTGATGATTTAGCAAGTCATGGTATTGATTTATTTGAATACTTGTTGGGCGATATTAAAGATGTAGCGGGATTCAATACTAATCAGCAAGGATTGTATACTGCTAAAGACGCAATCGTAGCATCGTGGATACATGAGTCTGGAATAACAGGTACTGGGAGTTGGAATTTTGGTTGTGCAATTCGAGAAGATAAGGTTCAAATTGTGGGAAGTAAAGGAAAGATTGAATTTGCAATTTTTGATGAAAATCCTATCTTTCTGAGTAATGAAAAAGGAATTACAGAGCAATTTATCAATCATCCTGAAAATGTACAGTTCTATCATGTTCAAAATATGAGAGATCATCTTTTTGGAAACGGAATGCATCCTTCGACTGGCAAGTCCGCATTACACACGAGTTGGGTTTTGGATAAGATTTTAGGATCTCAGTTGTAA
- a CDS encoding THC0290_0291 family protein translates to MPKHFFYILLILLGFSNKTSAQLGFSHEVGIIAGPIAFQSDYGQRYDSKTNAGNTGLGIGIIHYINFSYAAECNCYTPETYFNDHFKLRSELSYNKTDLEHFGKWVSDERTSLGADQLRAMKGSTQLTNIGMQLEYFPLSIRDFTARVGSIGPFISLGAQFSYYNAKAYSTLGELGTPLSTYPKYLTPSDNRPYGFSNESNSVWSIVSSVGTRYKLTPLRDLMIDLRFQYFFSNWVDGLNPNPEIYKENKANDWLVWLNVGYIYYLQ, encoded by the coding sequence ATGCCTAAACACTTCTTTTACATATTGCTTATTTTATTAGGTTTTTCAAATAAAACAAGTGCCCAATTAGGCTTTTCACATGAAGTGGGAATTATCGCTGGACCAATTGCTTTTCAATCCGATTATGGACAACGTTATGACTCTAAAACCAACGCTGGGAATACAGGATTAGGTATTGGAATTATTCACTACATTAATTTCTCTTATGCCGCTGAATGTAATTGTTATACCCCAGAAACCTATTTTAATGATCATTTCAAATTAAGAAGTGAACTATCTTATAATAAAACTGATTTAGAGCATTTTGGTAAATGGGTTTCAGATGAAAGAACCTCACTTGGTGCCGACCAATTGAGAGCCATGAAAGGAAGTACACAACTAACCAATATTGGTATGCAATTAGAGTATTTCCCGTTAAGCATTCGAGATTTCACTGCCCGAGTTGGGAGTATTGGTCCATTTATTAGCCTTGGTGCCCAATTTAGTTATTACAATGCTAAAGCTTATAGCACATTAGGAGAATTAGGGACACCTTTATCTACCTATCCCAAGTATTTGACTCCATCAGACAACCGTCCTTATGGGTTCTCCAATGAAAGTAACTCTGTTTGGTCCATTGTAAGTAGTGTTGGAACACGTTATAAATTAACCCCTTTACGCGATTTAATGATTGATTTACGATTTCAATACTTTTTCTCAAACTGGGTCGACGGCTTGAATCCTAATCCAGAAATTTACAAAGAAAATAAAGCTAATGACTGGCTAGTCTGGCTTAATGTAGGATACATCTACTATTTGCAATAA
- a CDS encoding sodium:solute symporter, translating into MNWIDYTVVFVYLIAFLGLGFLFKENKDAKDYFLGGKSMGWFPLSLSAMATQLSAISFISAPAFVGLAQGGGMKWLTFELAVPLAMIGIILIIVPPLYRANIVSIYEFVERRFSTSTRIVLSIVFQISRSLSTGVGVYTIAIILQSVLNISFHWTILLITVITIVYSFMGGMKAVVWGDAIQMMILFGGLIICIVYGWNLLGENPAFTGFDSERLQVIDLPNLGLNGDTYGFLPMVLGGLFLYLSYYGTDQTQAQRLLSARDEKTAKKILLANGLLRFPVVLTYCVMGLIIGALVQLTPDFLGDITAMTQKHYPVEFAKSGIKPDLMIPVFIIKYLPHGLIGVLIVGILSAAMSSISSTINSLGAVTVEDLFNRGKEKLSEAKYMAYSKISIVFWGFVCIASAYLFGDSGGTVIELINTISSQFYGPILATFIIAILVKRVNYIGMNVGIIGGVVINVLIKYFCEDIFWIWFNLTGFVLTFVLALVFSSLSKSAKNEDFNIEFKIEKKDVLSKDVLILASFFVVILVISLNLRSLLSLI; encoded by the coding sequence ATGAACTGGATAGACTATACAGTGGTTTTCGTTTACCTAATTGCTTTTCTAGGATTAGGCTTTTTATTCAAAGAAAATAAAGATGCTAAAGATTATTTCTTAGGAGGTAAAAGCATGGGGTGGTTTCCATTAAGTTTATCTGCCATGGCGACCCAACTCTCTGCAATTAGTTTTATTTCTGCTCCTGCCTTTGTTGGTTTGGCGCAAGGAGGTGGAATGAAATGGTTGACCTTTGAGTTGGCAGTTCCATTGGCTATGATTGGAATTATTTTAATTATAGTTCCGCCCTTATATCGCGCTAATATTGTAAGTATTTACGAATTTGTTGAAAGACGTTTCTCGACTTCAACGCGTATTGTTTTAAGTATTGTTTTTCAAATTAGCCGCTCATTATCAACAGGTGTAGGGGTTTATACCATTGCGATTATATTGCAGTCCGTTTTGAATATAAGTTTTCACTGGACTATATTATTGATTACAGTGATTACCATTGTTTACTCATTTATGGGAGGGATGAAAGCTGTTGTTTGGGGTGATGCTATCCAAATGATGATTCTTTTTGGAGGATTGATAATTTGTATTGTTTATGGCTGGAATTTGTTGGGTGAAAATCCTGCATTTACAGGTTTTGATAGTGAAAGATTACAAGTAATTGATTTGCCTAATTTAGGGCTCAATGGTGATACCTATGGTTTTTTACCAATGGTGTTAGGGGGATTATTTTTGTACCTTTCTTATTATGGTACGGATCAAACACAAGCGCAACGTTTACTGTCGGCTAGAGATGAAAAAACGGCTAAGAAAATATTGTTAGCCAATGGTTTGTTGCGATTTCCTGTGGTATTGACTTATTGTGTAATGGGACTAATTATAGGTGCATTGGTACAATTAACACCAGATTTTTTAGGTGATATTACAGCCATGACCCAAAAACACTATCCTGTAGAATTTGCAAAATCAGGCATTAAACCTGATTTAATGATACCAGTATTTATTATCAAATATTTGCCACATGGATTAATTGGAGTGCTGATTGTTGGGATTTTATCTGCAGCGATGTCATCTATCAGTTCCACTATAAATTCCTTGGGAGCAGTAACAGTGGAAGATCTTTTTAATAGAGGAAAAGAAAAATTGAGTGAAGCCAAGTACATGGCATATTCAAAAATTTCTATCGTATTTTGGGGATTTGTATGTATTGCTTCGGCTTACCTTTTTGGAGATAGCGGAGGAACAGTAATTGAATTAATCAATACCATTTCATCACAGTTTTACGGGCCTATTTTAGCGACGTTTATTATTGCTATTTTGGTCAAAAGAGTCAATTATATTGGGATGAATGTTGGGATTATTGGAGGTGTTGTCATCAATGTTTTGATTAAATATTTTTGCGAAGATATTTTCTGGATTTGGTTTAATCTTACTGGTTTTGTCTTGACATTTGTTTTGGCATTAGTCTTTAGTTCGTTGTCTAAATCTGCTAAAAATGAAGACTTTAATATCGAATTTAAAATCGAAAAAAAGGATGTTTTGTCCAAAGATGTATTAATTCTTGCTTCATTTTTTGTAGTGATACTGGTAATTAGTTTGAATTTACGTTCGCTATTATCGTTGATTTAA
- a CDS encoding TonB-dependent receptor produces the protein MKNYIKVFLLLIGTYSYSQTTVKGTVTDEKNNPIPMANVVVVGVNVGATTDLDGNYSFTTKLTGEQKLKVVYIGYFPQTKTVKLNGQTVVNFVLKESIETLDEVVLTATSVKRSQKETPVSVTSISAKEMTKINTSSQANILRSVPGITTENGGGEVASNVFVRGLPSGGQFQFNPLQIDGMPVLSTFGLNSSAHDVYFRTDIGVKGLEFIRGGSSVLYGAGSVAGIINYTSVTGSATPKNILKMEVGTNSRYKADFLSSGQLGGKDSDLFYAITGFYRYDQGPIKTGLPTEGYQIRGNVKKVTKKGSITFSGQVIDDKVQFFLPYPLQGGSRERPIGNNGQEIMTLQTAAAADISYATPNGIFKSNIKDGVATKGGYFMTNFVHEFNDSFSVDAKIRKSNYKHQFNFFTDGSGLNPANFKVVETQQQYKDARGLTSGNFTYLNGTPLAANALLFENRIIDRVRPLDELVSEVKLINKIGNHTVTAGTFMSRSSAGDMNVTTSYLSEYNNSPELINLSGYTINGVTNRGTGYLNKNITSDKLAFFLTDQIKLENWNFDIGVRHERASGTVENEKTASFKVANTGINNMDNVVWGTGEYQRAKVATDDYAISLAALYKVNTDLSVYGNFSKGYFFPELRSIKFDAKGKPSSYSPEKIVQAEAGIKYGKGSLSGTVALYSANLYDRRNIQFINNPDNSGSFIEKVDLQDTQSYGIESTWNWRFVPGFSFNGTLTYQKHELTKSENNPTFVGNKLARQPNVMSKLGLAYDKSNFDANLDYSYAGDKYTNDSNTIKLQGFGIVDLSLGYTFNLGKDNETLRIGAQSFNLMNSAGITEGSPRLGDNQTDEAFFVGRPIIPRTALMSLTFNF, from the coding sequence ATGAAAAATTATATCAAAGTATTTTTGCTGTTAATAGGAACCTATTCCTATTCTCAAACCACTGTAAAAGGTACAGTGACCGATGAAAAGAACAATCCAATTCCAATGGCTAATGTTGTTGTAGTAGGAGTTAATGTAGGAGCGACTACCGATTTAGATGGTAATTATAGCTTTACAACTAAATTAACGGGCGAACAAAAACTAAAAGTAGTTTACATTGGCTATTTTCCTCAAACCAAAACAGTTAAACTAAACGGACAAACGGTTGTGAATTTTGTTCTAAAAGAAAGTATTGAGACACTTGATGAAGTCGTTTTAACAGCAACATCTGTAAAACGTTCTCAAAAAGAGACTCCTGTTTCAGTTACTTCAATTAGTGCAAAAGAAATGACTAAAATTAATACTAGTAGTCAAGCTAACATCTTGAGAAGTGTGCCAGGAATTACTACTGAGAATGGTGGTGGTGAGGTTGCTTCGAATGTGTTCGTTAGAGGTTTGCCTTCTGGTGGACAGTTTCAATTTAACCCATTACAAATTGACGGGATGCCGGTATTATCCACTTTTGGACTGAATTCATCTGCGCATGATGTTTATTTTAGAACAGATATTGGTGTAAAAGGTTTGGAATTTATTCGTGGAGGTTCATCAGTATTATACGGTGCAGGTTCAGTAGCGGGTATTATTAACTATACAAGTGTTACAGGTTCAGCAACGCCTAAGAACATTTTGAAAATGGAAGTAGGTACAAATTCTAGATACAAAGCTGATTTCTTGTCAAGTGGTCAATTAGGAGGGAAAGATTCTGATTTGTTTTATGCTATTACTGGTTTTTACCGTTACGACCAAGGGCCAATCAAAACAGGATTGCCTACTGAAGGATACCAAATTAGAGGTAATGTGAAAAAAGTAACCAAAAAAGGTTCTATCACATTCTCAGGACAAGTGATTGATGATAAAGTACAATTCTTTTTGCCTTACCCATTACAAGGAGGTTCAAGAGAAAGACCTATTGGGAATAATGGTCAAGAAATCATGACGTTACAAACGGCTGCAGCTGCGGATATCTCATACGCTACACCAAACGGGATTTTCAAGTCAAACATCAAAGATGGAGTGGCTACCAAAGGAGGTTACTTTATGACAAATTTTGTTCATGAATTTAATGATTCTTTTTCAGTTGATGCTAAAATCAGAAAATCAAATTACAAACATCAATTTAACTTTTTTACTGATGGTAGTGGACTAAATCCTGCTAATTTCAAAGTTGTAGAAACACAACAACAATATAAAGATGCAAGAGGATTGACTTCTGGGAATTTCACCTACTTGAATGGAACTCCTTTGGCTGCAAACGCTTTATTGTTTGAAAACAGAATTATTGATAGAGTACGTCCGTTAGATGAATTGGTTTCAGAAGTGAAATTAATTAACAAAATTGGGAATCATACCGTAACTGCTGGAACTTTTATGTCTAGATCATCAGCAGGTGATATGAATGTGACAACTAGTTATTTGAGTGAATACAATAACAGTCCAGAATTAATCAACCTTTCAGGTTATACAATTAACGGTGTTACTAATAGAGGTACAGGTTATTTAAACAAAAATATTACTAGTGACAAATTGGCTTTCTTCTTAACAGACCAAATTAAATTAGAAAACTGGAATTTTGATATTGGTGTAAGACACGAAAGAGCTTCAGGTACTGTTGAAAACGAAAAAACAGCTTCATTTAAAGTAGCTAATACGGGAATCAACAATATGGATAATGTGGTTTGGGGAACAGGTGAATATCAAAGAGCAAAAGTTGCTACTGATGACTATGCTATTTCATTGGCCGCTTTGTATAAAGTAAATACTGACTTAAGTGTTTATGGTAACTTTTCAAAAGGATATTTCTTTCCAGAATTACGTTCTATAAAATTTGATGCAAAAGGGAAACCATCATCTTATTCTCCAGAGAAAATTGTTCAAGCTGAGGCAGGGATTAAATATGGAAAAGGTTCATTGTCAGGAACGGTTGCGCTTTATTCTGCTAATTTATATGATAGAAGAAACATTCAATTTATCAATAACCCAGATAACTCAGGAAGTTTTATCGAAAAAGTGGATTTACAAGATACACAATCATATGGTATTGAATCTACTTGGAATTGGAGATTTGTGCCAGGATTCAGCTTCAATGGTACTTTGACTTATCAAAAACATGAATTGACCAAATCTGAAAATAACCCAACCTTCGTAGGGAATAAATTAGCAAGACAGCCTAATGTAATGTCTAAATTAGGATTGGCTTATGACAAATCAAATTTTGATGCCAACCTTGATTATAGCTATGCAGGTGATAAATATACTAACGATTCTAATACCATTAAATTACAAGGATTTGGTATCGTCGATTTAAGTTTAGGATACACATTCAACCTTGGAAAAGATAATGAGACATTACGTATAGGAGCGCAAAGTTTTAACTTAATGAATTCAGCTGGAATTACTGAAGGTTCTCCTAGACTTGGAGACAATCAAACAGATGAGGCATTTTTCGTAGGAAGACCAATTATCCCAAGAACAGCTTTAATGAGCTTGACCTTCAATTTCTAA
- a CDS encoding amylo-alpha-1,6-glucosidase: MATDLKKEAQDILNDNFQAGGYTIPCKGLYPFQWKWDSGFIALGFAHYDMEKAKAEMKTLLDAQWSNGFIPHIVFHQKSDSYFPGPDFHQAELHPLSNKQYPSTGMTQPPVLGFTLEKMYKIAKDKTDVLHFIKENIGRVYDNHNYFYKNRDPKNEGLVYIYHNWESGTDNSPLWDDIWETMNPPEYTFERRDTTHVDASQRPSKREYDHYLHIIDIAKEHNYDDAKIAELSPFLVQDPLFNAMLIKSNEALIDLYKIIGGNEDKVAQLEQWQAKSMASFNEKLYDNELGAYIHYDLRNERPIQFVSSSSFSPLFAGIPTKEQAATIIKTMMDKFGGDDMYLCASFDPTHERFNPKKYWRGPVWINLNWMLYYGLLDYGYDDIAARVKSDSIELLSKVGFYEYFNPMKAAYEVEQKGYGGGNFSWSAALYLDLINN; the protein is encoded by the coding sequence ATGGCTACTGATTTAAAAAAAGAAGCTCAAGATATTTTAAATGACAATTTTCAAGCTGGAGGTTATACAATTCCTTGTAAAGGCTTATATCCTTTTCAATGGAAATGGGATTCTGGTTTTATAGCGCTTGGATTTGCTCATTATGATATGGAAAAAGCAAAAGCGGAAATGAAAACGCTACTAGACGCACAATGGAGTAATGGTTTTATTCCCCATATTGTTTTTCATCAAAAAAGTGATTCTTATTTCCCTGGTCCAGATTTTCACCAAGCCGAGTTACATCCTCTCTCTAACAAGCAATACCCGTCAACCGGTATGACGCAGCCGCCTGTATTGGGTTTTACATTAGAAAAAATGTATAAAATTGCCAAGGATAAGACGGATGTACTACACTTCATTAAGGAAAATATTGGTAGAGTATACGACAACCACAACTATTTTTATAAAAATAGAGACCCGAAAAATGAAGGCTTGGTGTACATCTACCACAACTGGGAATCAGGAACAGATAATTCGCCTTTATGGGATGATATTTGGGAGACGATGAATCCGCCAGAATATACTTTTGAACGCCGTGATACCACTCATGTTGATGCTTCGCAAAGGCCATCAAAAAGAGAATACGATCATTATTTACACATAATTGATATTGCAAAAGAACATAACTATGATGATGCTAAAATTGCTGAGTTGTCACCGTTTTTAGTTCAAGATCCGCTTTTTAACGCAATGTTGATTAAATCCAATGAAGCCTTAATTGATTTGTATAAAATCATTGGTGGAAATGAGGATAAAGTTGCACAATTAGAACAATGGCAAGCAAAAAGTATGGCTTCTTTTAATGAAAAATTATATGACAATGAGTTAGGTGCTTATATACATTATGATTTAAGAAACGAAAGACCGATACAATTTGTAAGTTCATCATCATTCTCGCCTTTGTTTGCTGGTATTCCAACCAAAGAACAAGCTGCTACGATAATAAAAACGATGATGGATAAATTTGGGGGTGATGATATGTATTTATGTGCTTCCTTTGATCCAACACACGAACGTTTCAATCCTAAAAAATATTGGAGAGGGCCGGTTTGGATTAATTTAAACTGGATGTTGTATTACGGATTGCTGGATTATGGATATGATGATATTGCAGCAAGAGTAAAATCAGATAGTATTGAATTATTATCAAAAGTAGGTTTTTATGAGTATTTTAATCCAATGAAAGCAGCCTATGAAGTGGAGCAAAAGGGCTATGGAGGAGGGAATTTTTCCTGGAGCGCTGCTTTGTATTTGGATTTGATAAATAATTAA
- a CDS encoding glycerate kinase, whose translation MKVVIAPDKFKGSLSAMEVCNAIEAGIHQYNPAIETIKHPLADGGEGTLTILQNHFNLKSVSVMVKDPLFRDITTTYKHNESTAFIEMANASGLQLLEESKRNCCHTTTFGTGQLILDAIKKGFKNIVLFIGGSATNDGGVGMASALGYRFYSESGEEIVPIGEELIYINSIDSQKLLFDIKDVNVTVVCDVKNPLYGPNGAAFVYGSQKGASAAEIEMLDAGLYNFSKQVSKYLNMDVGEMEGAGAAGGLGAGAVCFLNAKMQSGIDFVMEQTGFNKLLDDTIDLIITGEGSVDKQTIEGKVIKGVSERANQAQIPFFIIAGVVKDEALIKSNLKPKDVVSIMGLGVAVEEAIKNAPHYLKKLSCQLLETYGEK comes from the coding sequence ATGAAAGTAGTAATAGCTCCAGATAAATTTAAAGGTTCACTTTCAGCAATGGAAGTTTGTAATGCTATTGAAGCAGGGATTCATCAATACAATCCCGCAATCGAAACGATAAAACATCCATTAGCAGATGGTGGCGAAGGGACTTTGACTATTTTGCAAAATCATTTCAACCTCAAGTCGGTTTCAGTAATGGTAAAAGATCCTTTGTTTAGAGATATAACAACTACTTATAAGCATAATGAAAGTACTGCTTTTATAGAAATGGCAAATGCTTCAGGTTTGCAGTTATTGGAAGAAAGTAAAAGAAATTGTTGTCATACCACTACATTTGGAACTGGGCAATTAATTTTAGATGCCATAAAAAAAGGCTTCAAAAATATTGTTTTGTTCATTGGTGGAAGCGCTACAAATGACGGAGGAGTTGGAATGGCATCAGCATTAGGTTATCGATTTTATTCAGAGTCTGGGGAAGAAATTGTGCCCATTGGAGAAGAACTGATTTATATCAATTCTATTGATAGTCAAAAGTTGCTATTTGATATTAAAGATGTTAATGTTACTGTGGTTTGCGATGTAAAAAATCCACTTTATGGACCTAATGGTGCGGCTTTTGTTTATGGTAGCCAAAAAGGAGCTTCTGCGGCAGAGATAGAAATGCTGGATGCAGGGTTGTATAATTTTAGCAAACAAGTTTCTAAATATTTGAATATGGATGTAGGAGAAATGGAGGGAGCTGGGGCAGCAGGAGGTTTAGGCGCGGGAGCTGTTTGTTTTTTGAATGCGAAAATGCAGTCAGGAATCGATTTTGTAATGGAACAAACAGGATTTAATAAACTTTTAGATGATACTATCGACTTAATTATTACAGGAGAAGGTAGTGTTGACAAACAGACGATTGAAGGTAAGGTTATCAAAGGTGTTAGCGAAAGAGCAAATCAAGCTCAAATTCCGTTTTTTATTATTGCAGGGGTGGTGAAGGATGAAGCGTTAATAAAAAGCAATTTGAAACCTAAAGATGTGGTTTCTATTATGGGGCTTGGTGTTGCTGTCGAGGAGGCAATTAAAAATGCTCCTCACTACTTGAAAAAATTAAGTTGTCAGTTATTGGAAACCTATGGTGAGAAATAA
- a CDS encoding phosphoheptose isomerase, with translation MNFNILPTMDKKAVFEIIAADLNNHNFKIIKQDETRPWGGFFVIDESQAAVFAKMFFPNLEMEDIQITNKLSPKILVVAPNKRLSWQYHFRRSEIWKVISGVVGVKTSLTDEEGEIQELSSGSFIQMDKGERHRLIGLDSWGIVAEIWQHTDLNQPSDEDDIVRLQDDFGR, from the coding sequence ATGAACTTCAATATTTTACCTACAATGGATAAAAAGGCTGTATTTGAAATCATTGCAGCAGATTTAAATAATCATAATTTTAAGATAATCAAACAAGATGAAACTAGGCCTTGGGGAGGTTTTTTTGTAATAGATGAAAGTCAAGCTGCTGTTTTTGCAAAAATGTTTTTTCCGAATCTTGAAATGGAGGATATTCAAATTACAAATAAATTGAGTCCAAAGATTTTGGTTGTTGCACCAAACAAAAGATTGTCATGGCAGTACCATTTTAGAAGGTCAGAAATCTGGAAAGTAATCAGTGGTGTTGTTGGAGTAAAAACAAGTTTGACCGATGAGGAAGGTGAGATTCAAGAATTAAGTTCTGGGTCTTTTATTCAAATGGATAAAGGAGAACGTCATCGTTTAATTGGTTTGGATTCATGGGGTATTGTAGCTGAAATTTGGCAACATACAGATTTAAATCAGCCTTCGGATGAAGATGATATTGTTAGACTTCAGGATGATTTTGGAAGGTAG
- the gdhA gene encoding NADP-specific glutamate dehydrogenase, with protein MSKSIQKFIEEVTRKNPNEPEFLQAVYEVAETVIPFIEANEKYQNKMLLERMVESDRTIIFRVTWIDDKGQTQVNRGYRIQMNSAIGPYKGGLRFHPSVNLSILKFLAFEQTFKNSLTTLPMGGGKGGSDFDPKGKSDNEVMRFCQSFMIELAKHIGPYTDVPAGDIGVGAREIGYLFGQYKRLQNEFTGVLTGKGISYGGSLVRPEATGYGAVYFAQSMLATKGDSVKGKTFVISGSGNVAQYAVEKANQLGGKVVTMSDSGGYIYDADGINAEKLAHIMHIKNQLRGRISEYVNKYPKAKFVADLAPWKVKCDIAMPCATQNEIKEVDAKVLIANGCSCVTEGANMPTTIEALLVFQKARILFSPGKASNAGGVATSGLEMSQNSLRLNWTADEVDEKLKGIISSIHASCVKYGSDGTGYVDYVKGANIAGFVKVADAMLAQGIV; from the coding sequence ATGTCAAAAAGTATCCAGAAATTTATTGAAGAAGTTACTCGAAAAAACCCCAATGAACCTGAATTTTTACAGGCAGTTTATGAGGTTGCAGAAACTGTTATTCCGTTTATAGAGGCGAATGAAAAATATCAAAATAAGATGCTATTAGAAAGGATGGTAGAGTCAGATCGAACTATTATTTTTAGAGTAACATGGATTGATGATAAAGGGCAGACTCAGGTAAATAGAGGATATCGAATTCAAATGAATTCGGCCATTGGTCCTTATAAAGGAGGGCTTCGTTTTCATCCCTCAGTAAATCTAAGTATTTTAAAATTTTTAGCTTTTGAACAAACCTTTAAAAATAGTTTAACCACTTTGCCTATGGGGGGTGGGAAAGGAGGCTCAGACTTTGATCCTAAAGGGAAATCCGATAATGAAGTGATGCGTTTTTGTCAAAGTTTCATGATAGAATTAGCAAAGCATATTGGACCATACACTGATGTTCCTGCTGGAGATATAGGTGTTGGAGCAAGAGAAATAGGTTATTTGTTTGGTCAATATAAAAGGTTGCAAAATGAATTTACAGGAGTATTGACAGGGAAAGGAATTTCATATGGGGGTTCTTTAGTTAGGCCAGAAGCTACAGGCTATGGGGCGGTCTATTTTGCTCAAAGTATGTTGGCAACAAAAGGAGATAGTGTCAAGGGAAAAACGTTTGTGATATCTGGTTCTGGAAATGTAGCACAATATGCAGTCGAAAAAGCAAATCAATTAGGAGGTAAGGTGGTGACAATGTCTGACTCAGGAGGGTATATATATGATGCTGACGGGATTAATGCTGAAAAGCTAGCACATATCATGCATATCAAAAATCAACTAAGAGGCAGGATTAGTGAATATGTCAATAAGTATCCTAAAGCAAAATTTGTTGCTGATTTAGCTCCATGGAAGGTTAAATGTGATATTGCTATGCCGTGTGCTACTCAAAATGAAATTAAAGAAGTGGATGCAAAAGTGCTAATTGCAAATGGCTGTTCCTGTGTGACCGAAGGCGCTAACATGCCAACAACCATAGAGGCATTGCTAGTTTTTCAAAAAGCTAGAATATTGTTTTCTCCAGGTAAGGCCTCAAATGCAGGAGGTGTTGCAACTTCAGGTTTAGAAATGTCGCAAAATTCCTTGCGATTGAATTGGACAGCAGATGAAGTTGATGAAAAATTGAAAGGAATCATCTCGTCGATTCATGCTTCTTGCGTTAAGTATGGTTCTGACGGGACGGGTTACGTAGATTATGTAAAAGGAGCCAATATAGCTGGCTTTGTAAAAGTAGCCGATGCAATGTTGGCACAAGGAATAGTCTAG